The following are from one region of the Takifugu rubripes chromosome 16, fTakRub1.2, whole genome shotgun sequence genome:
- the epb41l2 gene encoding band 4.1-like protein 2 isoform X6 has protein sequence MTTEASSETELKEKAEESAAQTDQSEKASEDTQEVGNAEGEVKEKEKEGKGISRYLPTWLKKQKSQSQTSPTKEAPEKEETQEEEKPTPEVNGHAEEVVEKEPEKSEQAEHKGEESETNASAGTEPTKEEKEKDSAEERPEEPKATREEDAAEAAKREPEAAAEGVQGTGEEGQTSIFQSPLRLVKKGKMKLVVCRVNLLDGTDFTCEVEKRARGQYLFFKVCEHLNLMEKDYFGLTYKDSHEQKCWLDPTKEIKKQICSNNWQFSFNVKFYPPDPSLLTEDITRYLLCLQLRDDVATGRLPCSFVTHSLLGSYTLQAEFGDYEPDQPRPLDHISQCRFAPSQNKEMEEKILELHKSHRGMTPAQADTQFLENAKKLSMYGVDLHHAKDSEGVDIMLGVCANGLLVYKDRLRINRFAWPKILKISYKRNNFYIKIRPGETEQFESTVGFKLQNHRSAKRLWKVCVENHSFFRLNAPEPPPKARFLTLGSKFRYSGRTQAQTRLASSLIDRPAPKFERTSSKRISRSLDGAPVISITDADLAENGRELHSDSKLKELTRSPSDEEAMPTQQSAGVSELAPSQDHDKTQEEVLKHQASISQLKRSFMEAPPPSPPQLNQWEKRLTSSPATIRIQQQQVVSEPQVEAATAAAAADNTLSDTKEPAKTIEVEIEETVVIQEVSKIPKPEGDVVAIGSLSEPGVKTSEPTNVAREESVSSESESEEEAEYHPNVSVSIARTQIPEEKEEELEQGEKKEEKLVEPDTAAPGVTSAPAEVSQPVEATSPEEEGAQSLEKNAEEEKEEEEEKEVVGSDEVPVIPPEEAPNGVTLSAEAATEVPAHTEEEEEPKMNGEASLAEAESRPQVICCSEPPVVKTEMVTISDTFAAQKTEIATKEVPIVHTETKTITYEAAQLDGNGDGEPGVLMTAQTITSESLCTTTTTHITKTLKGGLSETRIEKRIVITGDCDIDHDES, from the exons atgacaacagaagCGAGCTCTGAGACGGAGCTGAAGGAGAAAGCTGAGGAGTCAGCAGCTCAGACGGACCAATCGGAGAAGGCCAGTGAAGATACACAGGAAGTAGGGAACGCCGAGGGAGAagtgaaggaaaaggagaaagagggCAAAGGAATATCTCGATACCTGCCAACATGGCTTAAAAAGCAGAAGTCGCAGAGCCAG ACCTCACCAACCAAGGAGGccccagagaaggaggagacacaggaagaggagaagcctACCCCAGAAGTGAACGGTCACGcagaggaagtcgtagagaagGAGCCAGAGAAGTCGGAGCAAGCGGAGCATAAAGGAGAAGAGTCTGAGACCAACGCCAGTGCAGGCACTGAG CCtacaaaggaagaaaaggagaaagacaGTGCAGAGGAACGTCCTGAAGAACCTAAGGCGACAAGAGAGGAGGACGCAGCAGAGGCGGCAAAGAGGGagccagaagcagcagcagaaggtgtACAGGGGACAGGAGAAGAAGGCCAGACTTCCATTTTTCAGTCTCCTCTTCGGCTGGTGAAAAAGGGCAAGATGAAGCTGGTGGTCTGTCGTGTGAACCTGCTGGACGGGACTGACTTCACTTGTGAGGTGGAG aagCGTGCCAGGGGTCAGTACCTGTTCTTCAAGGTATGTGAGCACCTCAACCTAATGGAGAAGGACTACTTTGGTTTGACATACAAGGACAGCCATGAACAGAAG TGTTGGTTGGATCCAACAAAGGAAATCAAGAAACAGATTTGCA GTAACAACTGGCAGTTTTCTTTCAATGTGAAGTTCTACCCTCCCGATCCCTCACTGCTCACTGAGGACATTACTAG GTacctgttgtgtctgcagctgcgCGATGATGTGGCCACAGGTCGACTGCCTTGCTCATTTGTCACTCACTCTCTGCTGGGCTCATACACGCTGCAG GCAGAATTTGGCGACTACGAACCCGACCAGCCTCGGCCTCTCGATCACATCAGCCAGTGCAGGTTTGCACCCAGTCAgaacaaagagatggaggagaagattcTTGAACTCCATAAGTCTCACAG GGGCATGACACCAGCACAAGCCGACACCCAGTTTCTAGAAAATGCCAAGAAGCTATCCATGTATGGGGTGGATCTGCACCATGCTAAg GATTCTGAGGGTGTGGACATCATGCTAGGAGTGTGTGCCAACGGACTCCTAGTTTACAAAGACAGACTTCGGATAAATCGGTTTGCCTGGCCCAAAATACTGAAGATTTCCTACAAGAGGAACAACTTTTACATTAAAATCAGACCAGGAGAG ACGGAGCAGTTTGAGAGCACGGTGGGGTTCAAGCTACAGAATCATCGATCGGCCAAAAGGCTGTGGAAAGTCTGCGTGGAGAATCACAGTTTCTTCAG ATTAAATGCACCAGAACCGCCCCCGAAAGCTCGCTTTTTGACTCTGGGCTCCAAGTTCCGTTACAGCGGACGAACTCAGGCCCAGACCCGCTTGGCGAGCTCCCTCATAGACCGCCCTGCTCCAAAATTCGAGCGCACCTCATCTAAACGCATCAGTCGGAGTCTGGACGGAG CACCAGTGATCAGCATCACTGACGCTGACTTGGCTGAGAACGGGCGCGAGCTCCACTCCGACTCTAAG CTGAAGGAGCTCACCCGAAGCCCCAGTGATGAAGAAGCCATGCCCACACAG CAGTCTGCCGGAGTGAGCGAGCTCGCCCCCTCTCAG GACCATGATAAGACCCAGGAAGAGGTCCTGAAACACCAAGCTAGCATTAGCCAGCTAAAACGCTCCTTTATGGAGGcgccacctccctcccctcctcagctCAACCAGTGGGAGAAGCGTCTCACCTCTTCACCTGCTACAATACGtattcagcagcagcaagtg GTGAGCGAGCCCCAGGTGGAAgctgccaccgccgccgccgctgctgatAACACACTCTCTGACACCAAAGAACCTGCAAAG ACAATCGAAGTTGAAATAGAAGAAACGGTTGTCATCCAAGAGGTTTCCAAAATTCCAAAACCTGAAGGTGACGTGGTCGCTATCGGATCTCTGAGCGAGCCAGGAGTAAAAACGTCGGAGCCCACCAACGTGGCGAGAGAGGAGAGCGTGTCGTccgagagcgagagcgaggaAGAAGCGGAGTACCATCCAAACGTCTCCGTGTCGATCGCTCGCACTCAGATaccagaggagaaggaagaggagctggaacagggggagaaaaaggaggagaagttgGTGGAGCCAGACACAGCGGCTCCAGGTGTGACCTCTGCTCCAGCCGAAGTCAGCCAGCCTGTAGAGGCCACCAgcccagaggaagagggagcaCAAAGCCTGGAGAAGAAcgcggaggaggagaaagaagaagaagaggagaaggaggtggttGGAAGTGATGAGGTTCCTGTGATACCACCAGAGGAAGCTCCTAATGGAGTCACCCTGTCAGCGGAGGCTGCGACCGAGGTCCCCGCCCacacggaggaagaggaggagcctaAAATGAACGGCGAGGCCTCCCTGGCTGAAGCAGAGTCACGGCCACAGGTTATTTGTTGCTCTGAG CCGCCTGTGGTAAAGACAGAAATGGTGACAATTTCAGACACGTTTGCCGCCCAGAAAACTGAGATAGCCACAAAAGAGGTGCCCATCGTACACACGGAAACCAAGACCATCACATACGAAGCGGCGCAG TTGGACGGTAACGGAGACGGCGAGCCCGGCGTCTTGATGACGGCCCAGACAATTACATCAGAGTCTCTGTGCACGACCACAACCACGCACATCACCAAG ACTCTGAAAGGCGGCCTGTCGGAGACCAGGATCGAGAAGCGCATCGTCATCACCGGGGACTGCGACATCGACCACGACGAG AGCTGA
- the epb41l2 gene encoding band 4.1-like protein 2 isoform X1 yields MTTEASSETELKEKAEESAAQTDQSEKASEDTQEVGNAEGEVKEKEKEGKGISRYLPTWLKKQKSQSQTSPTKEAPEKEETQEEEKPTPEVNGHAEEVVEKEPEKSEQAEHKGEESETNASAGTEPTKEEKEKDSAEERPEEPKATREEDAAEAAKREPEAAAEGVQGTGEEGQTSIFQSPLRLVKKGKMKLVVCRVNLLDGTDFTCEVEKRARGQYLFFKVCEHLNLMEKDYFGLTYKDSHEQKCWLDPTKEIKKQICSNNWQFSFNVKFYPPDPSLLTEDITRYLLCLQLRDDVATGRLPCSFVTHSLLGSYTLQAEFGDYEPDQPRPLDHISQCRFAPSQNKEMEEKILELHKSHRGMTPAQADTQFLENAKKLSMYGVDLHHAKDSEGVDIMLGVCANGLLVYKDRLRINRFAWPKILKISYKRNNFYIKIRPGETEQFESTVGFKLQNHRSAKRLWKVCVENHSFFRLNAPEPPPKARFLTLGSKFRYSGRTQAQTRLASSLIDRPAPKFERTSSKRISRSLDGAPVISITDADLAENGRELHSDSKLKELTRSPSDEEAMPTQQSAGVSELAPSQDHDKTQEEVLKHQASISQLKRSFMEAPPPSPPQLNQWEKRLTSSPATIRIQQQQVVSEPQVEAATAAAAADNTLSDTKEPAKTIEVEIEETVVIQEVSKIPKPEGDVVAIGSLSEPGVKTSEPTNVAREESVSSESESEEEAEYHPNVSVSIARTQIPEEKEEELEQGEKKEEKLVEPDTAAPGVTSAPAEVSQPVEATSPEEEGAQSLEKNAEEEKEEEEEKEVVGSDEVPVIPPEEAPNGVTLSAEAATEVPAHTEEEEEPKMNGEASLAEAESRPQVICCSEPPVVKTEMVTISDTFAAQKTEIATKEVPIVHTETKTITYEAAQLDGNGDGEPGVLMTAQTITSESLCTTTTTHITKTLKGGLSETRIEKRIVITGDCDIDHDEALAQAIKEAKEQHPDMSVTRVVVHKETELTEEED; encoded by the exons atgacaacagaagCGAGCTCTGAGACGGAGCTGAAGGAGAAAGCTGAGGAGTCAGCAGCTCAGACGGACCAATCGGAGAAGGCCAGTGAAGATACACAGGAAGTAGGGAACGCCGAGGGAGAagtgaaggaaaaggagaaagagggCAAAGGAATATCTCGATACCTGCCAACATGGCTTAAAAAGCAGAAGTCGCAGAGCCAG ACCTCACCAACCAAGGAGGccccagagaaggaggagacacaggaagaggagaagcctACCCCAGAAGTGAACGGTCACGcagaggaagtcgtagagaagGAGCCAGAGAAGTCGGAGCAAGCGGAGCATAAAGGAGAAGAGTCTGAGACCAACGCCAGTGCAGGCACTGAG CCtacaaaggaagaaaaggagaaagacaGTGCAGAGGAACGTCCTGAAGAACCTAAGGCGACAAGAGAGGAGGACGCAGCAGAGGCGGCAAAGAGGGagccagaagcagcagcagaaggtgtACAGGGGACAGGAGAAGAAGGCCAGACTTCCATTTTTCAGTCTCCTCTTCGGCTGGTGAAAAAGGGCAAGATGAAGCTGGTGGTCTGTCGTGTGAACCTGCTGGACGGGACTGACTTCACTTGTGAGGTGGAG aagCGTGCCAGGGGTCAGTACCTGTTCTTCAAGGTATGTGAGCACCTCAACCTAATGGAGAAGGACTACTTTGGTTTGACATACAAGGACAGCCATGAACAGAAG TGTTGGTTGGATCCAACAAAGGAAATCAAGAAACAGATTTGCA GTAACAACTGGCAGTTTTCTTTCAATGTGAAGTTCTACCCTCCCGATCCCTCACTGCTCACTGAGGACATTACTAG GTacctgttgtgtctgcagctgcgCGATGATGTGGCCACAGGTCGACTGCCTTGCTCATTTGTCACTCACTCTCTGCTGGGCTCATACACGCTGCAG GCAGAATTTGGCGACTACGAACCCGACCAGCCTCGGCCTCTCGATCACATCAGCCAGTGCAGGTTTGCACCCAGTCAgaacaaagagatggaggagaagattcTTGAACTCCATAAGTCTCACAG GGGCATGACACCAGCACAAGCCGACACCCAGTTTCTAGAAAATGCCAAGAAGCTATCCATGTATGGGGTGGATCTGCACCATGCTAAg GATTCTGAGGGTGTGGACATCATGCTAGGAGTGTGTGCCAACGGACTCCTAGTTTACAAAGACAGACTTCGGATAAATCGGTTTGCCTGGCCCAAAATACTGAAGATTTCCTACAAGAGGAACAACTTTTACATTAAAATCAGACCAGGAGAG ACGGAGCAGTTTGAGAGCACGGTGGGGTTCAAGCTACAGAATCATCGATCGGCCAAAAGGCTGTGGAAAGTCTGCGTGGAGAATCACAGTTTCTTCAG ATTAAATGCACCAGAACCGCCCCCGAAAGCTCGCTTTTTGACTCTGGGCTCCAAGTTCCGTTACAGCGGACGAACTCAGGCCCAGACCCGCTTGGCGAGCTCCCTCATAGACCGCCCTGCTCCAAAATTCGAGCGCACCTCATCTAAACGCATCAGTCGGAGTCTGGACGGAG CACCAGTGATCAGCATCACTGACGCTGACTTGGCTGAGAACGGGCGCGAGCTCCACTCCGACTCTAAG CTGAAGGAGCTCACCCGAAGCCCCAGTGATGAAGAAGCCATGCCCACACAG CAGTCTGCCGGAGTGAGCGAGCTCGCCCCCTCTCAG GACCATGATAAGACCCAGGAAGAGGTCCTGAAACACCAAGCTAGCATTAGCCAGCTAAAACGCTCCTTTATGGAGGcgccacctccctcccctcctcagctCAACCAGTGGGAGAAGCGTCTCACCTCTTCACCTGCTACAATACGtattcagcagcagcaagtg GTGAGCGAGCCCCAGGTGGAAgctgccaccgccgccgccgctgctgatAACACACTCTCTGACACCAAAGAACCTGCAAAG ACAATCGAAGTTGAAATAGAAGAAACGGTTGTCATCCAAGAGGTTTCCAAAATTCCAAAACCTGAAGGTGACGTGGTCGCTATCGGATCTCTGAGCGAGCCAGGAGTAAAAACGTCGGAGCCCACCAACGTGGCGAGAGAGGAGAGCGTGTCGTccgagagcgagagcgaggaAGAAGCGGAGTACCATCCAAACGTCTCCGTGTCGATCGCTCGCACTCAGATaccagaggagaaggaagaggagctggaacagggggagaaaaaggaggagaagttgGTGGAGCCAGACACAGCGGCTCCAGGTGTGACCTCTGCTCCAGCCGAAGTCAGCCAGCCTGTAGAGGCCACCAgcccagaggaagagggagcaCAAAGCCTGGAGAAGAAcgcggaggaggagaaagaagaagaagaggagaaggaggtggttGGAAGTGATGAGGTTCCTGTGATACCACCAGAGGAAGCTCCTAATGGAGTCACCCTGTCAGCGGAGGCTGCGACCGAGGTCCCCGCCCacacggaggaagaggaggagcctaAAATGAACGGCGAGGCCTCCCTGGCTGAAGCAGAGTCACGGCCACAGGTTATTTGTTGCTCTGAG CCGCCTGTGGTAAAGACAGAAATGGTGACAATTTCAGACACGTTTGCCGCCCAGAAAACTGAGATAGCCACAAAAGAGGTGCCCATCGTACACACGGAAACCAAGACCATCACATACGAAGCGGCGCAG TTGGACGGTAACGGAGACGGCGAGCCCGGCGTCTTGATGACGGCCCAGACAATTACATCAGAGTCTCTGTGCACGACCACAACCACGCACATCACCAAG ACTCTGAAAGGCGGCCTGTCGGAGACCAGGATCGAGAAGCGCATCGTCATCACCGGGGACTGCGACATCGACCACGACGAG GCGCTGGCCCAGGCCATAAAGGAGGCCAAAGAGCAACATCCTGACATGTCTGTTACCAGAGTGGTGGTTCATAAAGAAACTGAACTGACTGAGGAAGAAGATTGA
- the epb41l2 gene encoding band 4.1-like protein 2 isoform X2, with the protein MTTEASSETELKEKAEESAAQTDQSEKASEDTQEVGNAEGEVKEKEKEGKGISRYLPTWLKKQKSQSQTSPTKEAPEKEETQEEEKPTPEVNGHAEEVVEKEPEKSEQAEHKGEESETNASAGTEPTKEEKEKDSAEERPEEPKATREEDAAEAAKREPEAAAEGVQGTGEEGQTSIFQSPLRLVKKGKMKLVVCRVNLLDGTDFTCEVEKRARGQYLFFKVCEHLNLMEKDYFGLTYKDSHEQKCWLDPTKEIKKQICSNNWQFSFNVKFYPPDPSLLTEDITRYLLCLQLRDDVATGRLPCSFVTHSLLGSYTLQAEFGDYEPDQPRPLDHISQCRFAPSQNKEMEEKILELHKSHRGMTPAQADTQFLENAKKLSMYGVDLHHAKDSEGVDIMLGVCANGLLVYKDRLRINRFAWPKILKISYKRNNFYIKIRPGETEQFESTVGFKLQNHRSAKRLWKVCVENHSFFRLNAPEPPPKARFLTLGSKFRYSGRTQAQTRLASSLIDRPAPKFERTSSKRISRSLDGAPVISITDADLAENGRELHSDSKLKELTRSPSDEEAMPTQSAGVSELAPSQDHDKTQEEVLKHQASISQLKRSFMEAPPPSPPQLNQWEKRLTSSPATIRIQQQQVVSEPQVEAATAAAAADNTLSDTKEPAKTIEVEIEETVVIQEVSKIPKPEGDVVAIGSLSEPGVKTSEPTNVAREESVSSESESEEEAEYHPNVSVSIARTQIPEEKEEELEQGEKKEEKLVEPDTAAPGVTSAPAEVSQPVEATSPEEEGAQSLEKNAEEEKEEEEEKEVVGSDEVPVIPPEEAPNGVTLSAEAATEVPAHTEEEEEPKMNGEASLAEAESRPQVICCSEPPVVKTEMVTISDTFAAQKTEIATKEVPIVHTETKTITYEAAQLDGNGDGEPGVLMTAQTITSESLCTTTTTHITKTLKGGLSETRIEKRIVITGDCDIDHDEALAQAIKEAKEQHPDMSVTRVVVHKETELTEEED; encoded by the exons atgacaacagaagCGAGCTCTGAGACGGAGCTGAAGGAGAAAGCTGAGGAGTCAGCAGCTCAGACGGACCAATCGGAGAAGGCCAGTGAAGATACACAGGAAGTAGGGAACGCCGAGGGAGAagtgaaggaaaaggagaaagagggCAAAGGAATATCTCGATACCTGCCAACATGGCTTAAAAAGCAGAAGTCGCAGAGCCAG ACCTCACCAACCAAGGAGGccccagagaaggaggagacacaggaagaggagaagcctACCCCAGAAGTGAACGGTCACGcagaggaagtcgtagagaagGAGCCAGAGAAGTCGGAGCAAGCGGAGCATAAAGGAGAAGAGTCTGAGACCAACGCCAGTGCAGGCACTGAG CCtacaaaggaagaaaaggagaaagacaGTGCAGAGGAACGTCCTGAAGAACCTAAGGCGACAAGAGAGGAGGACGCAGCAGAGGCGGCAAAGAGGGagccagaagcagcagcagaaggtgtACAGGGGACAGGAGAAGAAGGCCAGACTTCCATTTTTCAGTCTCCTCTTCGGCTGGTGAAAAAGGGCAAGATGAAGCTGGTGGTCTGTCGTGTGAACCTGCTGGACGGGACTGACTTCACTTGTGAGGTGGAG aagCGTGCCAGGGGTCAGTACCTGTTCTTCAAGGTATGTGAGCACCTCAACCTAATGGAGAAGGACTACTTTGGTTTGACATACAAGGACAGCCATGAACAGAAG TGTTGGTTGGATCCAACAAAGGAAATCAAGAAACAGATTTGCA GTAACAACTGGCAGTTTTCTTTCAATGTGAAGTTCTACCCTCCCGATCCCTCACTGCTCACTGAGGACATTACTAG GTacctgttgtgtctgcagctgcgCGATGATGTGGCCACAGGTCGACTGCCTTGCTCATTTGTCACTCACTCTCTGCTGGGCTCATACACGCTGCAG GCAGAATTTGGCGACTACGAACCCGACCAGCCTCGGCCTCTCGATCACATCAGCCAGTGCAGGTTTGCACCCAGTCAgaacaaagagatggaggagaagattcTTGAACTCCATAAGTCTCACAG GGGCATGACACCAGCACAAGCCGACACCCAGTTTCTAGAAAATGCCAAGAAGCTATCCATGTATGGGGTGGATCTGCACCATGCTAAg GATTCTGAGGGTGTGGACATCATGCTAGGAGTGTGTGCCAACGGACTCCTAGTTTACAAAGACAGACTTCGGATAAATCGGTTTGCCTGGCCCAAAATACTGAAGATTTCCTACAAGAGGAACAACTTTTACATTAAAATCAGACCAGGAGAG ACGGAGCAGTTTGAGAGCACGGTGGGGTTCAAGCTACAGAATCATCGATCGGCCAAAAGGCTGTGGAAAGTCTGCGTGGAGAATCACAGTTTCTTCAG ATTAAATGCACCAGAACCGCCCCCGAAAGCTCGCTTTTTGACTCTGGGCTCCAAGTTCCGTTACAGCGGACGAACTCAGGCCCAGACCCGCTTGGCGAGCTCCCTCATAGACCGCCCTGCTCCAAAATTCGAGCGCACCTCATCTAAACGCATCAGTCGGAGTCTGGACGGAG CACCAGTGATCAGCATCACTGACGCTGACTTGGCTGAGAACGGGCGCGAGCTCCACTCCGACTCTAAG CTGAAGGAGCTCACCCGAAGCCCCAGTGATGAAGAAGCCATGCCCACACAG TCTGCCGGAGTGAGCGAGCTCGCCCCCTCTCAG GACCATGATAAGACCCAGGAAGAGGTCCTGAAACACCAAGCTAGCATTAGCCAGCTAAAACGCTCCTTTATGGAGGcgccacctccctcccctcctcagctCAACCAGTGGGAGAAGCGTCTCACCTCTTCACCTGCTACAATACGtattcagcagcagcaagtg GTGAGCGAGCCCCAGGTGGAAgctgccaccgccgccgccgctgctgatAACACACTCTCTGACACCAAAGAACCTGCAAAG ACAATCGAAGTTGAAATAGAAGAAACGGTTGTCATCCAAGAGGTTTCCAAAATTCCAAAACCTGAAGGTGACGTGGTCGCTATCGGATCTCTGAGCGAGCCAGGAGTAAAAACGTCGGAGCCCACCAACGTGGCGAGAGAGGAGAGCGTGTCGTccgagagcgagagcgaggaAGAAGCGGAGTACCATCCAAACGTCTCCGTGTCGATCGCTCGCACTCAGATaccagaggagaaggaagaggagctggaacagggggagaaaaaggaggagaagttgGTGGAGCCAGACACAGCGGCTCCAGGTGTGACCTCTGCTCCAGCCGAAGTCAGCCAGCCTGTAGAGGCCACCAgcccagaggaagagggagcaCAAAGCCTGGAGAAGAAcgcggaggaggagaaagaagaagaagaggagaaggaggtggttGGAAGTGATGAGGTTCCTGTGATACCACCAGAGGAAGCTCCTAATGGAGTCACCCTGTCAGCGGAGGCTGCGACCGAGGTCCCCGCCCacacggaggaagaggaggagcctaAAATGAACGGCGAGGCCTCCCTGGCTGAAGCAGAGTCACGGCCACAGGTTATTTGTTGCTCTGAG CCGCCTGTGGTAAAGACAGAAATGGTGACAATTTCAGACACGTTTGCCGCCCAGAAAACTGAGATAGCCACAAAAGAGGTGCCCATCGTACACACGGAAACCAAGACCATCACATACGAAGCGGCGCAG TTGGACGGTAACGGAGACGGCGAGCCCGGCGTCTTGATGACGGCCCAGACAATTACATCAGAGTCTCTGTGCACGACCACAACCACGCACATCACCAAG ACTCTGAAAGGCGGCCTGTCGGAGACCAGGATCGAGAAGCGCATCGTCATCACCGGGGACTGCGACATCGACCACGACGAG GCGCTGGCCCAGGCCATAAAGGAGGCCAAAGAGCAACATCCTGACATGTCTGTTACCAGAGTGGTGGTTCATAAAGAAACTGAACTGACTGAGGAAGAAGATTGA